The sequence below is a genomic window from Thermoplasma sp. Kam2015.
GCGCTGGCTGCCCAGATCATTTTTGCGTTTTTGCATGCCCAGCCAACTGCTATACGCTGATCAACGGAAAACTGAATTTCAAATACGAAGACTGTGTTGAATGTGGTACATGCGATATAGCGTGCTCTCATGGCAGCGTCAAATGGACGCTCCCCAAGGGAGACAATGGGGTCATATACAAATATGGGTGATGCTGCATGCTGAACATAGTTGTTATGATAAAGCAGGTTCCTGACAGCAGCGAGGTGGAAATAGACCCAGTGAAGATGACTCTGAATAGAACTAAGGCCAGAAATGTGGTAAATGCCGCTGATCTGAACGCGCTAGAATTCGCGCTCAGGATAAAGGATAAGGTTGGTGCGAACATAACCGTGATATCGATGGGCCCACCCATGGCCGACGCCGCCATAATTGAATGTATGGCAAGAGGAGCGGATCGTGGTATACTCATAACCGACAGGGCCTTCGCAGGGGCAGATACCTATCCTACGGGTCTGACACTTGCAGCGACCATCGCCAAGATAGGAAATGTCGATATAATCTTTGGTGGAGATGAGACCACAGACTCCAGTACTGGGCATGTAGGGCCGGGTGTCGCTGAATTCCTCGGTATAGATCAGATAACATACGCCAAGGAGGTTGATTACGAAGATGGGTACGTCATAGCCACGAGGGATCTGGAGGATGGCGATGAGACAGTGAAGGTACATACACCGGTACTCATTACAGTTCTGCTGAACTCCAACATTCCAAGGCATCAGAGCCTGAGGAAGAAGATCGATGCCATAAGGAAGGGCGTGGAATCATGGGGTATAAACGAACTGGGCCTGAAGCCTGACTGGGTCGGGCTACGCGGATCGCCAACCATAGTGAGATCCATGAAGGCGATAAAGGAGCCCGAGCACCTCCACAAGACCGTGCCGATCGACCAGATCGATACGATCATCGCGGATCTCGTATCCAAGAACATCATAAAGGTAGGTGGTAAGTGATGGTAGGCCTAATAAATGCGATACCTGTTGCAAATAAGGACGAGTACAAGAATGTTGGCGTGTACATCGAACACAGGGGAGACGATATAAAGAGATCATCCATAGAGATGATAGGCATAGGCAAGCAGCTTGCAAGGAAGATCAATGAAAAACTTATATGCATCGTTATAGGAGATAAGGTTGACGGTATAGCAAAGGAGGTGGGCGAATACGGCTGCGACATAGTTCTGGCTGCTGAATCTCCGGATCTGGCAGACTACAGGACGATGCCCTATGCCCAGATAATAGGCGATTACATAGCGGAATACAAACCCAATATATTTTTGCTGGCAGCAACCAGGAACGGCAGGGACCTTGCATCAAGAATAGCGGTGAAAGAGAGGACAGGAATAACGGCTGACTGCACGGTACTCGATGTGGATGAGAACAGGACACTTCTGGCTAACCGTCCAACGTATGGGGAAAGCACCCTGGCTGAGATACTCTGCAGAAATCACAGGCCACAGATGGCGACAGCCAGGCCGGGCACATTCACGCCCGCGGAGAAGGAGAAGGATCATAAGTACGAGATAGTGAAGAAGAAGGTCACAGTGGATAAGAGCATGCTCGGGAAGCAGATACTGAAGTTTGTGCCGAAGAAGGCGACCGATCTGACCGCAGCCAAGATAGTCGTGGCGGGCGGTCTTGGGCTTGGCGGCCCTGATGGCTTCAAGCTTCTGCAGGAACTGGCCGATCTCATAGGCGGTGCCGTGGGAGCATCCAGGCCTCCAGTAGACCTCGGCTGGATAACTAGGGATCATCAGGTGGGTCAGACCGGGCAGGCGGTGAGGCCTGATCTGTACATAGCGGTGGGTATATCCGGCAAACCACAGCACATTGCCGGCATGAAGTTCTCCAAGGTGATCGTCAGCATAAACAAGGATCCCAATGCTGAGATAAATAAGATATCAGATTACATAATAACAGAGGATTACAGAAAGGCTGTACCGGCGCTGATAGATGCCATAAAGAATTTTGGAAAACAGAAGGTGGCTGAGGCTCAGAAGGCCTGATCCACCTTTCTCTCCTCTATCTCTTTTTTCAACACGCTTATGAATTCCGAGAGGCCGTAGGTCTTCGATTTTCCTTCACGGTTCCTGGCGGTTACGCTCTCGTTTTCCTTCTCCTTTGCGCCGACAACGACGATATAAGAAGGGCGATATGGATGGATCAGCTTTATCTTCTTGCTGACAGTGTCCTGCGAGGTGTCGAGTTCGCTCCTTATACCGTTCTTCATTAGCTCCTCATGGACATGCCTAGCGTAGTCATCGAAGCTGCCGCTTATGGGTATGACGTAGGCCTGTATGGGCGTCAGCCAGGTTGGTAGTTTTCCTGCATAGTGTTCCAACAGAATTGCAAGGACCCTCTCATAGCTTCCATATATGGCCCTGTGCACCATCACCACGCGATCCTCCTTGCCGTCACTGTTCGTATAGGTGAGTCCAAAATTGACGGGCATGAAGAAGTCAAGCTGTATGGTTGACAGCTGCCACATCCTTCCTATGGCGTCTTTTACATGCACGTCGATCTTCGGTCCGTAGAAGGCGGCTTCTCCCGGATATTCCTTGTATTCGATTCCCATGGATCTGAGCGCACCTCTGAGCTGTTCAGTTGCGTTGTCCCATACGGACAGATCGGCCTCAAGATCATGGGAATGGCACACAGGGCACTCTATGTCGGTACCGCGTGCACCCTCGATGCGATTACCGCAGTTGCGGCAGACATAGCTTACCAGGTAATTCTCTGGATGATCACGATCTATGACGCTGAGATCGAATGAAAGTTCTATATTTCCAAATAGCGTGGTGAAGGTTTCTCTGACCATGTTCAAAAGCGTCCTGATCTCCTCTCCTATCTGGTCCATGCGCAGGAATGCGTGGCCATCATCCTGGGTGAAGGCCCTTGGCCTCGTGAGACCGCCGACTTCACCAGATTTCTCGTATCTGTAGACCGTCCCTGGCTCTGAGTATCTTACTGGAAGGTCCCTATAGCTGTATTTCCTTCTGGAAAATATTGCTATATGCCCCGGGCAGTTCATGGGCTTTATGCCGTAGCTGTCTCCGTCCGGCAGCGTGAAGAGGTACATGTTCGGCCTGTATTTTGCGTAATGGCCGCTCTGCTTCCATATGGTATCCCTGAATACATGGGGAGTCCACACGTCCAGCCAACCGTTCTTCCTGTTCATCTGATCCATATACGCAAGCAGCTCCTTTCTTATCATCTGGCCATACTGGGTGTACATCGGGAAGCCCGGCGCCCACTCTGAATTGAAAACAGCGAGATCCATCTCCGAGAGTATCTTCCTGTGGTCACGCCTCTTCGCCTCCTCAAGATTGTGAAGGTATTCCTTCAGAGATTTTTCATCAGGAAAAGCGGTTCCATATATGCGGACAAGGGTCTTGCTTTCATCGTATTTGTAAACAGCACTTGCTATGTTCAGCAGCTTGAACGCCCTTATGTAACCGGTGCTTGGCACATGGGGTCCAAGGCATAGATCGACAAAGTTGCCCTGCCTGTAAACGGAGCTTGCATCCGATACATTATCCTCAATTATCCTTAACTTGTAAGGATTTCTGGCAAATATCCTGATCAGTTCGTCCTTGGGATACACGATCTTCTCGATCGGTACATTCTCCTTCTGTATTCTGTGCATCTCATCTTCTATCTTTGCTAGATCCTCCTCTCCTATGGGCTTCATGTCAAAATCATAATAGAAACCGTTTTCCACAACCGGACCGGTATTTGGGAGGGCATCCGGATAGAGATTGGTAACGGCATTGGCAAGCAGATGTGCCGCGGAATGACGAAGGATCTGAAGACCATCCTCAGAATAGATGCTGACCGGTACTGCATCGACGTCCCCATCGGCCACATCTCTGAGATCGTGCAGGGTATTGTCGATCCTGACCGCCACAACATTTCTGTCCTTTATAACATCAATGTAGCGCTGACCCTTTCTGACATGAACAGCTGAATCTGGCATAATTGGGTAAGAGATATATGTATAAAAAGATCGATTTTCCATATCCATATAAAAATCGGATAATGTTTATACCAGTCAGCCTGATACATGTCAAATGTCTTCATATATTATAAGGCAAGGTACCATATTTCAGAACGATCAGGAGGTTGGACGCATAACGGTTAAAAGAACCGGAGTCAGGACTGCAGAGATATCCATATCTGGCGTTGTGGATGTGACATTATCGCGCGCAGGTTCAGGTCGTTTCCAGATCTACGAACACGGGAATCTTGTCGGTTCAGAAAGGAGGGGCCTTGTGATAGATTACTACTCAAACACGTACAATGTTGATCTACGTGATCTAAACTCGTTCGTCTCGGGGTTCTCAAACAGCGTGACCGTCTATAATGGCGGGGTGACCGTCGGAACGATATCTAGATCAGAAGGTTCGATAGACGTGGAGGCCAACAGTGATGACACCGTCATGCTGATATACGGCGCATTTCTTCAGGCGTATGTCAGGCCAGTACCTGGTGCTGGTCGCAGAGGTATTCCTGGAAAATACCTGCTGGCGTCCCTGGCCCTTCTCATTGGAGGCCTTGGAATATTCGACTATCTATCAATATACACTAAATATCCATATTATTATGGTTTGATCGTATTCATAGTCTTGGTCGCAGCTTCGGTTTATGTTCGTGTTCTTGGGAGAAAGGCTTATCTCAGGCAACAGAACGATCACACTAGGCAATGAATGTGGGAAGAGATCATCGGTATTCTCAGTCATTTAAAAGAGAAGTTAGGGGTTTGGGGGGGAAGCTGTAAATCTCAACAGCTTTAGCTTAGGAGTAGCTCGCAAATTTATGGGAACAGCTGGTAGGATGTGTGGATCTGATTGGAAAAGTTAAGGTCAACGGCTTAGGCAATGATATCCACGCTCATCGCACTATAGCCGTTGATGATATTATTCATGATCGTCGATATCAATATCTTATCGATATGGAACTGAGAGGGTGATGCGCATAGCATCAGTTGATCCATACAGTCTTTATGTTGGTGAATTCGATCATACCGTACCTGGATAATTCACGCCCTATACCGCTCTTTTTGACACCACCAAACGGCAAACGCGGATCTGAGGCCACGATCTTGTTGATGAAAACCATTCCTGCTTCGATGTCCGGAACCAGTTTTTCTGCCTCGTCAGGATTTCCCCATATTGAAGATCCAAGCCCAAACGGTGTTTCATTGGCAAGGCGTACGGCCTCGTCGTAAGTATCAAAGATCTTCACCACCGCAACTGGCCCGAATATTTCCTCCTGATACGGCACATCTGTTCGAAGAATCGTAGGCATCACTATGTTACCATTAGAATCTCCGCCTATTACGATGTCAGATTTAGGCTTAAGATCTGATATCTGCCTTAAAACTGTCTCCTTCTGTTCTGTACTGGAAAGCGGCCCGAGGAAAGTATCCGGATTAAGGGGATCGCCTATCTTCGTCCTTGAAAACTCCTCCCTCAGGCCAGCTATGAATTCATCAGCTATTTTCCTATTCACTATGAATCGTTTCGATGCAATGCAGCTCTGGCCGTTATTCTGTAGACGCCCAAAAACTGCATTCTTTATGGCATCTTTCAGGTTATAGTCATCAAGGACTATGAACGGATCAGAACCGCCGAGCTCCATAACGAACTTCTTAATGTTTTTGCCAGCCTTTTCTGCTATGGCGGAACCTGTCGCTGTAGATCCAGTGAATGAGACGCCATCTACGTATGGTATCATTTCAGAGGCAGTCTTTCCGCTGGTGATCGTTGATCTGAAGGCTTCGGTATCAAAAAGATCTTGGATCTTCAGGCTCGTGCCGGAAACGATAGATGCATGTTTAAGTATCACGGTATTTCCAGCCGCAAGAGCGGGCACAGCTGCACGCATGACCTGCCAGACAGGGAAATTCCATGGCATTATGATGAGAACGGTTCCGATAGGATCGAATCTGATATAGCTCATCCTGGCCTCAGTCTTCACGATCTCCTTAGACAGAAATCTCTCCGCGTTTTCAATAACGTAATCCATCAGCCATATTGACTTCTTTATCTCTGACACGCTTTGAGAGATTGGCTTTCCCATCTCCATGGTCATAAGCTTTGAAAGATCATCGATATGCTGTTCAAAGTTTATTCTTGCCCTTTTGAGGACTTCGATCCTTTCACCCAGATCCTTTCTCCACCTCTTCTGATACTCCTTGAGATTTTTTATCTTCTCCAGCACACCATTCGCATCTTCCTCATCGTAGGTGGCAAGTACCTCTCCAGTGTATGTATTCCTCGTCCAGATCATTTTCCCATCGCTTCCCTGAATAGTAATTCTATGTCTGCCTTATCTACTTTTTTAGGGGAAAGACCTAGCAACCTCTGCTGCGCTAGCGTACCTTCCACCAGTTTATCCAGGTCAGACTGGGTGAAATTCAGATCTGTAAGATTGTCAGGAATTCCTAGTGTATGCAGCAGATTCATATAATAATCAAAAATTGCATCGCCAATCTCTGGCGGTTCGAGGCCATCGCTGTCATATCCCAAGGCAGATAGCACATCAGCAAACTTTTCTGGGACAAAGTTAGAGAGGTATCGGAAAACATAGGCCGCAGGTATAGCCGTGCTTATCCCATGTGGCGATATAGGGTATCCGAAGTCATAGTCTTCCGGGTGCCATCCCTTGATCATTCCGGCGATGGGATAAGCCATGGCATGAGGTATATGGACGCCAACATGTCCGAATCCCATTCCAGCTATGCTTGCAGCCATAGCCATATAATACCTCGCCTCTATATCGAGCGGATCAGCATACGCCCTTCTCAAATATGTGTGAACCCATTCAATAGCCTGTAGTCCAAAAAGGTCTCCTATAGGGGTGCTGCCTGAATAAACTGGTCTTTCATCAGGAGAAACGACAGGAGACCTCGCCGTATATGGATGAGAAGTATAGGATTCTATGGCGTGGTTTAGAACGTCAAGGCCGGTTGAGGCTGTTACCTTCGGAGGCATGGTCAGTGTATTCAGGGGATCTATTATGGCAAGACTCGGCCTTATGAATGGATTGCTTATCCCTGTCTTCACATGGATATGCTCCACATCGAATATGGTTACATTGGTCGTTTCGCTTCCGGTTCCAGCTGTGGTTGGTATGGCAATATGCGGAAGGAGTTCCCCCTCTGGTATCATACCTTTTCCTATGGGCTTGTTTATGTAGTCCATTATGTCCCTCGGATATCTGTAAAGCAAATTGAGTATCTTTGCGGTATCGATCGTAGAACCGCCACCTACTGAGATGAATCCATCAATCTTCATTCCTTTTATATCTTCATATCCTTTCTTCAGCGATTCATCATCTGGTTCCGT
It includes:
- a CDS encoding ferredoxin family protein, whose product is MKIEEKLSLLNYKTDRSYAHITIDPDICAGCPDHFCVFACPANCYTLINGKLNFKYEDCVECGTCDIACSHGSVKWTLPKGDNGVIYKYG
- a CDS encoding threonine--tRNA ligase, whose protein sequence is MPDSAVHVRKGQRYIDVIKDRNVVAVRIDNTLHDLRDVADGDVDAVPVSIYSEDGLQILRHSAAHLLANAVTNLYPDALPNTGPVVENGFYYDFDMKPIGEEDLAKIEDEMHRIQKENVPIEKIVYPKDELIRIFARNPYKLRIIEDNVSDASSVYRQGNFVDLCLGPHVPSTGYIRAFKLLNIASAVYKYDESKTLVRIYGTAFPDEKSLKEYLHNLEEAKRRDHRKILSEMDLAVFNSEWAPGFPMYTQYGQMIRKELLAYMDQMNRKNGWLDVWTPHVFRDTIWKQSGHYAKYRPNMYLFTLPDGDSYGIKPMNCPGHIAIFSRRKYSYRDLPVRYSEPGTVYRYEKSGEVGGLTRPRAFTQDDGHAFLRMDQIGEEIRTLLNMVRETFTTLFGNIELSFDLSVIDRDHPENYLVSYVCRNCGNRIEGARGTDIECPVCHSHDLEADLSVWDNATEQLRGALRSMGIEYKEYPGEAAFYGPKIDVHVKDAIGRMWQLSTIQLDFFMPVNFGLTYTNSDGKEDRVVMVHRAIYGSYERVLAILLEHYAGKLPTWLTPIQAYVIPISGSFDDYARHVHEELMKNGIRSELDTSQDTVSKKIKLIHPYRPSYIVVVGAKEKENESVTARNREGKSKTYGLSEFISVLKKEIEERKVDQAF
- a CDS encoding hydroxyacid-oxoacid transhydrogenase, whose protein sequence is MKGSYLVSTEFNDNAFVINVPKIKFGMNISHEVGKDARSLGLKSVLIVVGPRISNSKQFNKILSSLDNAGIKYNIFYRVKTEPDDESLKKGYEDIKGMKIDGFISVGGGSTIDTAKILNLLYRYPRDIMDYINKPIGKGMIPEGELLPHIAIPTTAGTGSETTNVTIFDVEHIHVKTGISNPFIRPSLAIIDPLNTLTMPPKVTASTGLDVLNHAIESYTSHPYTARSPVVSPDERPVYSGSTPIGDLFGLQAIEWVHTYLRRAYADPLDIEARYYMAMAASIAGMGFGHVGVHIPHAMAYPIAGMIKGWHPEDYDFGYPISPHGISTAIPAAYVFRYLSNFVPEKFADVLSALGYDSDGLEPPEIGDAIFDYYMNLLHTLGIPDNLTDLNFTQSDLDKLVEGTLAQQRLLGLSPKKVDKADIELLFREAMGK
- a CDS encoding aldehyde dehydrogenase family protein, translated to MIWTRNTYTGEVLATYDEEDANGVLEKIKNLKEYQKRWRKDLGERIEVLKRARINFEQHIDDLSKLMTMEMGKPISQSVSEIKKSIWLMDYVIENAERFLSKEIVKTEARMSYIRFDPIGTVLIIMPWNFPVWQVMRAAVPALAAGNTVILKHASIVSGTSLKIQDLFDTEAFRSTITSGKTASEMIPYVDGVSFTGSTATGSAIAEKAGKNIKKFVMELGGSDPFIVLDDYNLKDAIKNAVFGRLQNNGQSCIASKRFIVNRKIADEFIAGLREEFSRTKIGDPLNPDTFLGPLSSTEQKETVLRQISDLKPKSDIVIGGDSNGNIVMPTILRTDVPYQEEIFGPVAVVKIFDTYDEAVRLANETPFGLGSSIWGNPDEAEKLVPDIEAGMVFINKIVASDPRLPFGGVKKSGIGRELSRYGMIEFTNIKTVWIN
- a CDS encoding electron transfer flavoprotein subunit alpha/FixB family protein, with translation MVGLINAIPVANKDEYKNVGVYIEHRGDDIKRSSIEMIGIGKQLARKINEKLICIVIGDKVDGIAKEVGEYGCDIVLAAESPDLADYRTMPYAQIIGDYIAEYKPNIFLLAATRNGRDLASRIAVKERTGITADCTVLDVDENRTLLANRPTYGESTLAEILCRNHRPQMATARPGTFTPAEKEKDHKYEIVKKKVTVDKSMLGKQILKFVPKKATDLTAAKIVVAGGLGLGGPDGFKLLQELADLIGGAVGASRPPVDLGWITRDHQVGQTGQAVRPDLYIAVGISGKPQHIAGMKFSKVIVSINKDPNAEINKISDYIITEDYRKAVPALIDAIKNFGKQKVAEAQKA
- a CDS encoding electron transfer flavoprotein subunit beta/FixA family protein, giving the protein MLNIVVMIKQVPDSSEVEIDPVKMTLNRTKARNVVNAADLNALEFALRIKDKVGANITVISMGPPMADAAIIECMARGADRGILITDRAFAGADTYPTGLTLAATIAKIGNVDIIFGGDETTDSSTGHVGPGVAEFLGIDQITYAKEVDYEDGYVIATRDLEDGDETVKVHTPVLITVLLNSNIPRHQSLRKKIDAIRKGVESWGINELGLKPDWVGLRGSPTIVRSMKAIKEPEHLHKTVPIDQIDTIIADLVSKNIIKVGGK